From a region of the Kaistia sp. 32K genome:
- a CDS encoding enolase C-terminal domain-like protein, whose product MKITKIETHVVNAEMRNWVFVRVLTDQPGLYGWGEATLEWKARAIVGAIADLEPILLGLDPRDIEYAVRAMKKHGFWQPLGVLGMTALSGIEMALWDILGKSLGVPVWRLFGGKVRDRVPIYTHLGLGQMDAVYNSMDASSLVERGLAVKEQGYKAMKVVNVPYTHYTATPAAIDDFVKSMGALREAIGPEIELMVDFHGRCASAGAALSYLRALEPFNVMFAEEPIPPGDVASMKVIADASPVAIAHGERLTSAAEFAPYIEARTMTVAQPDLCHCGGFSEARRIAALAEVAGIGLAPHNPLGPIAGVAALHFDIATPNFIIQEEMTGAVPWYFEVVQGPIERVDGAWQIPQAPGLGVEVDLTVAAKHPWKQEPFPTRDAVMPDGTIVDW is encoded by the coding sequence ATGAAGATCACCAAGATCGAGACGCATGTCGTCAATGCCGAGATGCGGAACTGGGTGTTCGTCCGCGTCCTGACCGACCAGCCCGGCCTGTATGGCTGGGGCGAGGCGACGCTCGAATGGAAGGCGCGCGCCATCGTCGGCGCGATCGCCGACCTAGAGCCGATCCTGCTCGGCCTGGACCCGCGCGACATCGAATACGCCGTCAGGGCGATGAAGAAGCACGGCTTCTGGCAGCCGCTCGGCGTCCTCGGCATGACGGCGCTGTCGGGCATCGAGATGGCGCTCTGGGACATTCTCGGCAAGTCGCTCGGCGTGCCGGTCTGGCGCCTGTTCGGCGGCAAGGTGCGCGACCGCGTGCCGATCTACACCCATCTCGGCCTCGGCCAGATGGACGCCGTCTACAATTCGATGGACGCCTCCTCGCTGGTCGAGCGCGGCCTCGCCGTCAAGGAGCAGGGCTACAAGGCGATGAAGGTCGTCAACGTGCCCTATACCCACTACACGGCGACGCCGGCGGCGATCGACGATTTCGTCAAGAGCATGGGCGCGCTGCGCGAGGCGATCGGTCCCGAGATCGAGCTGATGGTCGATTTCCACGGCCGCTGCGCCTCGGCCGGCGCAGCACTCTCCTATCTGCGCGCGCTGGAGCCGTTCAACGTGATGTTCGCCGAGGAGCCGATCCCGCCGGGCGACGTCGCCTCGATGAAGGTGATCGCCGACGCCTCGCCGGTCGCCATCGCCCATGGCGAGCGGCTGACGAGTGCTGCCGAATTCGCGCCCTATATCGAGGCGCGGACGATGACGGTGGCGCAGCCGGATCTCTGCCATTGCGGCGGCTTCAGCGAAGCCCGGCGCATCGCGGCGCTGGCCGAAGTGGCCGGCATCGGCCTTGCCCCGCATAATCCGCTCGGGCCGATCGCCGGCGTCGCGGCGCTGCATTTCGACATCGCCACGCCGAACTTCATCATCCAGGAAGAGATGACCGGCGCGGTGCCGTGGTATTTCGAGGTGGTGCAGGGGCCGATCGAGCGCGTCGACGGCGCCTGGCAGATCCCGCAAGCGCCGGGCCTCGGCGTCGAGGTCGATCTCACTGTGGCGGCCAAGCATCCCTGGAAGCAGGAGCCGTTCCCGACGCGCGACGCCGTCATGCCGGACGGCACCATCGTCGACTGGTAG
- a CDS encoding arabinose ABC transporter substrate-binding protein, whose translation MRLWKSAVMAGAAVMIALSSAYAADVKIGFIVKQPEEPWFQDEWKFAEVAAKEKGFTLVKIGAEDGEKLQSAIDNLGAQGAQGFIVCTPDVKLGPGIVAKAAANELKLMTVDDRLVDADGKPIESVPHMGISATKIGEAVGEAIAAEIKKRGWDPKTVGAIRVSYDQLPTAVDRVEGAITALKAAGFPAENIFDAPQTKTDTEAALNAATVVLNKHANIKNWVAFGLNDEAVLGAVRATESVGIPAANVIGIGIGGADSAINEFKKADATGFVGTVIISPKRHGYETAINMYDWIANDKAPPALTLTAGQLALRDNYEAVRKDLGIE comes from the coding sequence ATGCGCCTTTGGAAGAGTGCCGTCATGGCAGGTGCTGCCGTGATGATCGCCCTGTCGTCCGCCTACGCGGCTGACGTCAAGATCGGTTTCATCGTCAAGCAGCCGGAAGAGCCCTGGTTCCAGGACGAGTGGAAGTTCGCCGAGGTCGCGGCGAAGGAGAAGGGCTTCACGCTGGTCAAGATCGGCGCCGAGGACGGCGAGAAGCTGCAGTCGGCGATCGACAATCTCGGCGCCCAGGGCGCGCAGGGCTTCATCGTCTGCACGCCGGACGTCAAGCTCGGCCCCGGCATCGTCGCCAAGGCCGCCGCCAATGAGCTCAAGCTGATGACCGTCGACGACCGCCTGGTCGACGCCGATGGCAAGCCGATCGAGTCCGTGCCGCACATGGGCATCTCGGCGACCAAGATCGGCGAGGCCGTCGGCGAGGCGATCGCCGCCGAGATCAAGAAGCGCGGCTGGGACCCGAAGACGGTCGGCGCGATCCGCGTCTCCTATGACCAGCTGCCGACCGCCGTCGATCGCGTCGAGGGCGCCATCACGGCCCTGAAGGCTGCCGGCTTCCCGGCCGAGAACATCTTCGACGCCCCGCAGACGAAGACCGACACGGAAGCGGCCCTGAACGCTGCCACCGTCGTGCTCAACAAGCATGCCAACATCAAGAACTGGGTCGCCTTCGGCCTGAACGACGAAGCCGTGCTCGGCGCCGTGCGCGCTACCGAGAGCGTCGGCATCCCGGCCGCCAACGTCATCGGCATCGGCATCGGCGGCGCGGATTCGGCCATCAACGAGTTCAAGAAGGCTGATGCGACCGGCTTCGTCGGCACCGTCATCATCTCGCCGAAGCGTCACGGCTACGAGACGGCGATCAACATGTATGACTGGATCGCCAACGACAAGGCGCCGCCGGCGCTGACGCTGACCGCCGGCCAGCTGGCGCTCCGCGACAACTACGAAGCCGTCCGCAAGGACCTCGGCATCGAATAG
- a CDS encoding FadR/GntR family transcriptional regulator, which translates to MATLAKPAAAKPVRRTKPRVQKEIIASLARAIASGLYAPGSNLPRENDLCAEFGVSRTVIREALKVLESKGLVRGRPRVGTVVRDKEEWNLLDPDIVEWMGSDFLDESMLKAVLEARRAIEPAAAELAASRATAQEIADLDHAWQRMAAAKDSYSFIEADVVFHTVLLKASHNRVFAQLYGLIHAALHRALDASARAVADYENAIVAHHALVEALRMRDREGARRAVGAILDLAEHDLHISAEPE; encoded by the coding sequence ATCGCCACGCTTGCGAAGCCGGCCGCCGCCAAGCCGGTGCGCCGGACCAAGCCGCGCGTCCAGAAGGAAATCATCGCGAGCCTCGCCCGGGCCATCGCCTCCGGCCTCTACGCGCCGGGCAGCAACCTGCCGCGCGAAAACGACCTCTGCGCCGAATTCGGCGTCAGCCGAACGGTTATTCGCGAGGCGCTGAAGGTGCTGGAATCGAAGGGGCTGGTGCGCGGGCGTCCGCGCGTGGGAACCGTGGTGCGCGACAAGGAGGAGTGGAACCTCCTCGATCCCGACATCGTCGAATGGATGGGCAGCGATTTTCTCGACGAGTCGATGCTGAAGGCGGTGCTCGAGGCGCGCCGGGCGATCGAGCCGGCGGCGGCCGAACTCGCGGCGAGCCGCGCCACGGCGCAGGAGATCGCCGATCTCGACCATGCCTGGCAGCGCATGGCGGCGGCCAAGGATTCCTACAGCTTCATCGAAGCCGACGTCGTCTTCCATACGGTGCTGCTGAAGGCGAGCCACAACCGGGTCTTCGCGCAGCTCTACGGGCTGATCCACGCCGCCCTGCATCGCGCCCTCGACGCCTCGGCGCGGGCGGTAGCGGATTACGAGAACGCCATCGTGGCGCATCACGCGCTCGTCGAGGCGCTCCGGATGCGCGACCGGGAGGGCGCCCGCAGGGCCGTCGGCGCCATCCTCGACTTGGCCGAGCACGACCTCCACATCTCGGCCGAGCCGGAATAG
- the araG gene encoding L-arabinose ABC transporter ATP-binding protein AraG translates to MADFLEFSQIAKSYPGVKALAGISFGVAKGRVHGLMGENGAGKSTLIKILSGDIRADEGEIRIEGVVQHFHSTRDAFAARVTVVHQELQLVPELTVAENLRLGHFPARAGVISFRELVADVGSKLREIGVDVDPRTKVAALSIGERQMIEIAKAVMLDARVIALDEPTSSLSSRESEILFKLIERLREQGKVILYISHRLDEVFRLCDGVTVLRDGKLAAHHASMEGVTRDQIVSEMVGREISDIWGWRDRAIGEVRLKVEGITGSKLPSPVSFEARKGEILGFFGLVGAGRSELMRLVYGADHRHAGRVTIDGKPVAPSDPRQSIRAGLVLCPEDRKFDGIVQGRSVSDNIAISARRHFSPFGILNLGKEAAMADGFIKSLRIRTPSRKQDIVNLSGGNQQKVILARWLAETDVRVLIVDEPTRGIDVGAKSEIYDLLYSLAEGGLAIVVVSSELPEVMGISDRIAVMCGGGIAATFDRADFNERTILAAALPDRSAAEAIKKVS, encoded by the coding sequence ATGGCCGATTTTCTCGAATTCTCTCAAATCGCCAAGAGCTATCCGGGCGTCAAGGCGCTGGCCGGCATCTCTTTCGGCGTCGCCAAGGGCCGCGTGCACGGCCTGATGGGCGAAAATGGCGCCGGCAAGTCGACGCTGATCAAGATCCTCTCGGGCGATATCCGCGCCGATGAAGGCGAGATCCGCATCGAGGGCGTCGTCCAGCATTTCCATTCGACCCGCGACGCCTTCGCGGCGCGCGTGACCGTCGTGCACCAGGAACTGCAGCTGGTTCCGGAGCTCACCGTCGCCGAAAACCTGCGGCTCGGCCATTTCCCGGCCAGAGCGGGCGTCATCAGCTTCCGCGAGCTCGTCGCCGATGTCGGCAGCAAGCTCAGGGAGATCGGCGTCGACGTCGACCCGCGCACCAAGGTCGCGGCGCTTTCCATCGGCGAACGCCAGATGATCGAGATCGCCAAGGCGGTGATGCTCGATGCCCGCGTCATCGCGCTGGACGAGCCGACCTCGTCGCTCTCCTCGCGCGAGAGCGAGATCCTGTTCAAGCTGATCGAGCGGCTGCGCGAGCAGGGCAAGGTCATTCTCTACATCTCGCACCGCCTCGACGAGGTCTTCCGCCTCTGCGACGGCGTCACCGTGCTGCGCGACGGCAAGCTCGCCGCCCATCACGCCAGCATGGAAGGCGTGACGCGCGACCAGATCGTCTCCGAGATGGTCGGCCGCGAGATCAGCGACATCTGGGGCTGGCGTGACCGCGCCATCGGCGAGGTCCGCCTGAAGGTCGAAGGCATCACCGGCTCCAAGCTGCCGAGCCCGGTCTCCTTCGAAGCGCGCAAGGGCGAGATCCTCGGCTTCTTCGGCCTGGTCGGCGCCGGCCGCAGCGAGCTGATGCGCCTCGTCTATGGCGCCGATCATCGCCACGCGGGCCGCGTCACCATCGACGGCAAGCCGGTCGCGCCGAGCGATCCGCGCCAGTCGATCCGCGCCGGCCTCGTGCTCTGTCCGGAGGACCGCAAGTTCGACGGCATCGTCCAGGGCCGCTCGGTCTCGGACAACATCGCGATCTCGGCGCGCCGCCATTTCTCGCCCTTCGGTATCCTGAACCTCGGCAAGGAAGCGGCGATGGCGGACGGCTTCATTAAGAGCCTTCGCATCCGCACCCCGTCGCGCAAGCAGGACATTGTCAATCTCTCGGGCGGCAACCAGCAGAAGGTCATCCTGGCCCGCTGGCTGGCCGAGACCGACGTCCGCGTGCTGATCGTCGACGAGCCGACGCGCGGCATCGACGTCGGCGCCAAGTCGGAGATCTACGACCTGCTCTATTCGCTGGCCGAAGGCGGCCTCGCCATCGTCGTGGTGTCGAGCGAGCTGCCGGAAGTGATGGGCATCTCCGATCGTATCGCCGTCATGTGCGGCGGCGGCATCGCCGCCACCTTCGATCGCGCCGATTTCAACGAACGCACCATTCTCGCCGCCGCGCTGCCGGACCGCTCGGCCGCCGAAGCAATCAAGAAGGTTTCATGA
- a CDS encoding SDR family oxidoreductase, with translation MTGKAEGKILVLGATGNVGLPLVKALLAKGETVTAASRSGRPVEGAEGVVFDYADPATFGPALDGVDRAYILLPAGHVAAKELLLPVVEAAVARGVKIVFQSVFGAEADDAIPYRQVEIAIEKSGVPYVILRPNWFSDNFHTYWKAGVDHGQVAVPAADGKTSFVDVRDVAASAAAALTTDRFDGRAFNLTGPEGLDYTDATRILAGVLGKPVAYKAIDDEAFVSLVAGAGVAEDYARLLAAIFYPVREGWAAVVTGDVETLTGSAPRSVEAYARDNVAALTA, from the coding sequence ATGACGGGCAAGGCTGAGGGCAAGATCCTCGTACTGGGCGCGACCGGCAATGTCGGGCTGCCGCTGGTGAAGGCGCTGCTGGCGAAGGGCGAGACGGTCACGGCGGCCTCGCGCTCCGGCCGGCCGGTGGAGGGCGCCGAGGGCGTCGTGTTCGACTATGCGGATCCCGCGACCTTCGGCCCGGCGCTCGACGGCGTCGACCGCGCCTATATCCTGCTGCCGGCCGGCCATGTGGCGGCGAAGGAGCTGCTGCTGCCGGTCGTCGAGGCGGCCGTCGCGCGCGGCGTGAAGATCGTGTTCCAGAGCGTCTTCGGCGCCGAGGCCGACGACGCCATTCCCTATCGCCAGGTCGAGATCGCGATCGAGAAGTCGGGCGTTCCCTATGTCATCCTGCGGCCGAACTGGTTTTCCGACAATTTCCATACCTATTGGAAGGCCGGCGTCGATCATGGCCAGGTCGCGGTTCCGGCCGCCGACGGCAAGACCAGCTTCGTCGACGTGCGCGACGTCGCCGCGAGCGCGGCGGCGGCGCTGACGACGGATCGCTTCGACGGCCGGGCGTTCAATCTGACGGGGCCGGAGGGGCTCGACTACACGGACGCGACGCGGATCCTCGCCGGCGTGCTCGGCAAGCCCGTCGCCTACAAGGCGATCGACGACGAGGCCTTCGTCTCGCTCGTGGCCGGGGCGGGCGTCGCGGAAGACTATGCCCGCCTTCTGGCGGCGATCTTCTATCCGGTGCGCGAGGGCTGGGCCGCTGTCGTCACCGGCGATGTCGAGACGCTGACCGGCTCTGCGCCGCGCTCCGTCGAGGCCTATGCGCGCGACAACGTGGCCGCTCTGACGGCCTGA
- a CDS encoding helix-turn-helix domain-containing protein: METTTLRRVYDVYEDRCPTRLVLDRIADKWAVLILDHLNGGPMRFNHIRRDIKGISQKVLSQTLKRLERDGLVSRTVFATVPVTVEYALTPLGHTLTETVAALTHWAERNIEAVLTAQKSYDAAAELR, translated from the coding sequence ATGGAAACGACAACGCTGCGACGCGTCTACGACGTCTATGAGGACCGCTGCCCGACCCGGCTCGTGCTCGACCGGATCGCCGACAAATGGGCGGTGCTGATCCTCGATCACCTGAACGGCGGCCCGATGCGGTTCAACCACATCCGCCGCGACATCAAGGGGATCTCGCAGAAGGTGCTGTCGCAGACGCTGAAGCGGCTGGAGCGCGACGGCCTCGTCTCGCGCACCGTCTTCGCGACCGTGCCGGTGACGGTCGAATATGCGCTGACGCCGCTCGGCCATACGCTGACCGAGACCGTCGCGGCGCTGACCCACTGGGCCGAGCGCAATATCGAGGCCGTGCTGACGGCCCAGAAATCCTACGACGCGGCGGCCGAGCTGCGCTGA
- the araH gene encoding L-arabinose ABC transporter permease AraH, translating into MTGSLKRILLGEQGLVVIFAIAFAVVALTVPNFLTERNMLGLLQSVVTIGIVACTMMFCLASRDFDLSVGSIVAFTGMVAVMASNATGSIPLGLLIAVGFGTFVGFVNGVVIAKLKINALITTLATMQIVRGLALISSDGRAVGINDASFYQLALSKFLGVPTPIWVMGILFCIFGFVLNRTVFGRNTLAIGGNPEASRLAGVNVDWMRIWIFTLQGLVCAIAGILLASRITSGQPNAATGLELSVISACVLGGVSLAGGRAAITGVIVGVLIMGIAENVMNLLNIQAFYQYVVRGLILLMAVLLDNLRSRSLGRR; encoded by the coding sequence ATGACCGGTTCCCTGAAGCGAATCCTGCTTGGCGAGCAGGGCCTCGTCGTCATCTTCGCCATCGCCTTCGCCGTGGTGGCGCTGACCGTCCCGAACTTCCTGACCGAGCGCAACATGCTCGGCCTGCTGCAGTCGGTGGTGACCATCGGCATCGTCGCCTGCACGATGATGTTCTGCCTGGCCTCGCGCGATTTCGACCTGTCCGTCGGCTCGATCGTCGCCTTCACCGGCATGGTCGCGGTCATGGCGTCGAACGCCACCGGCTCGATCCCGCTCGGCCTCTTGATCGCGGTCGGCTTCGGCACCTTCGTCGGCTTCGTCAACGGCGTCGTCATCGCCAAGCTGAAGATCAACGCGCTGATCACCACGCTCGCCACGATGCAGATCGTGCGCGGCCTGGCGCTGATCTCGTCGGACGGCCGCGCCGTCGGCATCAACGACGCCTCGTTCTACCAGCTCGCTTTGTCGAAGTTCCTCGGCGTGCCCACCCCGATCTGGGTCATGGGCATCCTGTTCTGCATCTTCGGCTTCGTGCTGAACCGCACCGTGTTCGGCCGCAACACGCTGGCGATCGGCGGCAACCCGGAGGCCTCGCGGCTTGCCGGCGTCAATGTCGACTGGATGCGGATCTGGATCTTCACGCTGCAGGGCCTCGTCTGCGCCATCGCCGGCATCCTGCTCGCCTCGCGTATCACCTCGGGCCAGCCGAATGCGGCGACCGGCCTCGAGCTCTCGGTCATCTCGGCCTGCGTGCTCGGCGGCGTGTCGCTCGCCGGCGGCCGTGCGGCGATCACCGGCGTCATCGTCGGCGTGCTGATCATGGGCATCGCCGAGAACGTCATGAACCTGCTCAACATCCAGGCCTTCTACCAGTATGTGGTGCGCGGCCTGATCCTGCTGATGGCGGTCCTGCTCGACAATCTGCGCTCCCGCTCGCTCGGACGGCGCTAG
- a CDS encoding SDR family oxidoreductase, with the protein MAGRLEGKIAIVTGAARGIGAAIARKFAAEGASLGLLDIDAEALAAFAAELAGEGATLITAEANIGERASVEAAVAVVLARYGRVDVLVNNAGINVFADPLELKDEEWRRCMAVNLEGAWHMIRAVLPGMLAAGQGSIVNIASTHAFAIIPGTFPYPVAKHGLLGLTRSLAVDYAPKGIRINAVAPGYIETDKVKDWLAEFPDPAAARARVEGLIPLRRIGTPEQVAHAALFLASDESAFSTGSVLTMDGGRSVVYHD; encoded by the coding sequence ATGGCCGGACGCCTCGAAGGCAAGATCGCCATCGTCACCGGTGCCGCGCGCGGCATTGGTGCTGCGATCGCCCGCAAATTCGCGGCCGAGGGAGCCTCGCTCGGGCTTCTCGACATCGACGCGGAGGCGCTCGCCGCCTTCGCGGCGGAGCTGGCGGGGGAGGGTGCGACCCTCATCACGGCGGAGGCCAATATCGGCGAACGCGCCTCGGTCGAGGCCGCCGTCGCCGTGGTGCTCGCGCGCTATGGCCGCGTCGACGTGCTGGTCAACAATGCCGGCATCAACGTCTTCGCCGATCCGCTGGAGCTCAAAGACGAGGAATGGCGGCGCTGCATGGCCGTCAACCTCGAAGGCGCCTGGCACATGATCCGCGCCGTCCTGCCGGGCATGCTCGCGGCAGGGCAGGGGTCGATCGTCAACATCGCCTCGACCCACGCCTTCGCCATCATTCCGGGAACGTTCCCCTATCCGGTGGCGAAGCATGGCCTGCTCGGGCTCACCCGCTCGCTCGCCGTCGACTATGCGCCGAAGGGCATCCGCATCAACGCGGTCGCGCCGGGTTATATCGAGACGGACAAGGTCAAAGATTGGCTGGCGGAATTCCCGGATCCCGCCGCGGCGCGGGCCCGTGTCGAGGGGCTGATCCCGCTCCGCCGCATCGGCACGCCGGAACAGGTCGCGCATGCGGCGCTGTTCCTCGCCAGCGACGAATCCG
- a CDS encoding ribonucleotide-diphosphate reductase subunit beta: MLDWSESNAAAPKVPVGGDNSAGDATGLGAIDRAGGRVSVDDKAMINCRADVNQLLPLKYRWAWEKYLAGCNNHWMPTEVSMQADIALWKSKDGLTEDERRAIKRNLGFFAASESLVANNIVLAIYRHLTNPECRQYLLRQAFEEAVHTHTFQYIVESLGLDEGELFNMYREVPSITDKAAWALKHTQHLDDPDFKTGTPETDQAFLRDLVAFYVIFEGMWFYTGFAQILSLGRRNKMVGIAEQYQYILRDESIHLNFGIDVINQIKAENPHLWTASFQDELRSMIREAAELEAAYGRDTMPRGFLGLNAALCESYMHFIANRRCAQLGLAAVFPETENPFPWMSEAMDLKKEKNFFETRVIEYQNGGALAWD, encoded by the coding sequence ATGCTCGATTGGTCCGAATCCAACGCCGCCGCGCCGAAGGTCCCTGTCGGCGGTGATAATTCCGCCGGCGACGCTACCGGCCTCGGCGCGATCGACCGCGCCGGCGGCCGCGTCTCCGTCGACGACAAGGCTATGATCAATTGCCGCGCCGACGTGAACCAGCTGCTGCCGCTCAAATATCGCTGGGCCTGGGAAAAGTACCTCGCCGGCTGCAACAATCACTGGATGCCGACCGAGGTCTCTATGCAGGCCGACATCGCGCTCTGGAAGTCGAAGGACGGGCTGACCGAGGACGAGCGCCGCGCCATCAAGCGCAATCTCGGCTTCTTCGCGGCCTCGGAATCGCTCGTCGCCAACAACATCGTGCTGGCGATCTACCGGCACCTGACCAATCCCGAATGCCGGCAGTATCTGCTCCGCCAGGCGTTCGAAGAGGCGGTGCACACGCACACCTTCCAGTACATCGTCGAAAGCCTCGGCCTGGACGAGGGCGAGCTGTTCAACATGTACCGGGAAGTGCCGTCGATCACCGACAAGGCGGCCTGGGCGCTGAAGCACACCCAGCATCTCGACGACCCGGACTTCAAGACCGGCACGCCCGAGACCGACCAGGCCTTCCTGCGCGATCTCGTCGCCTTTTACGTCATCTTCGAAGGCATGTGGTTCTACACCGGCTTCGCGCAGATCCTGTCGCTCGGCCGCCGCAACAAGATGGTCGGCATCGCCGAGCAGTACCAGTACATCCTGCGCGACGAGTCGATTCACCTGAACTTCGGCATCGACGTCATCAACCAGATCAAGGCGGAGAACCCGCATCTCTGGACGGCGTCGTTCCAGGACGAGCTGCGCTCGATGATCCGCGAGGCGGCCGAGCTCGAGGCGGCCTATGGCCGGGATACGATGCCGCGCGGCTTCCTCGGCCTGAACGCGGCGCTGTGCGAGAGCTACATGCACTTCATCGCCAACCGCCGCTGCGCCCAGCTCGGCCTCGCCGCCGTGTTCCCGGAGACGGAGAACCCGTTCCCGTGGATGTCGGAGGCGATGGATCTGAAGAAGGAAAAGAACTTCTTCGAGACGCGCGTGATCGAGTACCAGAACGGTGGCGCGCTCGCCTGGGATTGA